A DNA window from Stenotrophomonas sp. 57 contains the following coding sequences:
- the ung gene encoding uracil-DNA glycosylase translates to MMDEVADTPTIQLEPSWKQHVGDYLLQPQMRELSSFLRQRKAAGAAVFPPGPQIFAAFDATPFEQVKVVILGQDPYHGRGQAHGLSFSVPPGVPVPPSLLNIYKEIESDLGLPRPDHGCLIPWAQRGVLLLNAVLTVEEGKAGAHQGRGWEGFTDHVVDVLNCEREGLVFMLWGAYAQQKGKVIDTRRHRVLKSPHPSPLSAHRGFLGCRHFSMANEYLQRRGQAPIDWSLPPRSAL, encoded by the coding sequence ATGATGGATGAAGTAGCCGACACCCCGACGATCCAGCTGGAACCGAGCTGGAAGCAGCATGTCGGCGATTACCTGCTGCAGCCGCAGATGCGCGAGCTTTCCAGCTTCCTGCGCCAGCGCAAGGCCGCTGGTGCGGCAGTGTTCCCGCCTGGCCCGCAGATCTTTGCTGCGTTCGACGCCACGCCGTTCGAGCAGGTAAAGGTGGTCATCCTCGGCCAGGACCCGTACCACGGCCGAGGCCAGGCCCATGGCCTGAGCTTCTCGGTGCCGCCGGGCGTACCGGTCCCGCCGTCGCTGCTGAACATCTACAAGGAGATCGAGAGCGATCTCGGCCTCCCGCGCCCGGACCACGGCTGCCTGATCCCGTGGGCGCAGCGCGGCGTGCTGCTGCTCAACGCCGTGTTGACGGTGGAAGAGGGCAAGGCCGGCGCGCACCAGGGCCGTGGCTGGGAAGGCTTCACCGATCACGTGGTGGACGTGCTCAACTGCGAACGCGAAGGCCTGGTGTTCATGCTCTGGGGCGCCTATGCCCAGCAGAAGGGCAAGGTGATCGACACCCGGCGCCATCGCGTGCTGAAGTCGCCGCACCCGTCGCCGCTGTCGGCCCACCGTGGCTTCCTTGGGTGCCGGCATTTCTCGATGGCCAACGAGTACCTGCAGCGCCGCGGGCAGGCCCCGATCGACTGGTCGCTTCCGCCGCGCTCGGCGCTCTGA
- a CDS encoding response regulator codes for MQPQALKHLEGPATRVMVVDGSKLVRKLIADVLKRDLPGVDVIGCDSIEDAQQALAQGPVDLVTTSLTLRDGDGLALARMVREAAGQAYVPVIVVSGDAQQHLEQRRFTEYVTDYFDKSLGHEALATFIRGYVQPQTIPGATILYIEDSRVVAEATKRMLERQQLNVLHVVSAEEAFTLLTAESLGRSRHRIDLVLTDVTLKGELSGRDVVQRVRVDFGYGKRRLPVLVMTGDGNPHNQTGLLQSGANDLVLKPIEERLLVTKVLFQLRLARLNDGPLIR; via the coding sequence ATGCAACCGCAAGCGCTGAAGCACCTTGAAGGGCCCGCGACGCGGGTGATGGTGGTCGATGGCTCGAAGCTGGTGCGCAAGCTGATCGCCGACGTGCTGAAGCGCGACCTGCCCGGCGTGGACGTGATCGGCTGCGACAGCATCGAGGACGCGCAGCAAGCGCTGGCGCAGGGCCCGGTGGACCTGGTGACCACCTCACTGACGCTGCGTGATGGCGACGGCCTGGCGCTGGCGCGGATGGTCCGCGAAGCCGCTGGCCAGGCCTATGTGCCGGTGATCGTGGTGTCCGGCGACGCCCAGCAGCACCTGGAGCAGCGCCGCTTCACCGAGTACGTCACCGACTATTTCGACAAATCGCTCGGCCATGAAGCGCTGGCGACCTTCATCCGCGGCTACGTGCAGCCGCAGACCATTCCCGGCGCCACCATCCTCTACATCGAGGACAGCCGCGTGGTGGCCGAAGCGACCAAGCGCATGCTGGAACGCCAGCAGTTGAACGTGCTGCACGTGGTCAGCGCCGAAGAGGCGTTCACCCTGCTCACTGCCGAGTCGCTAGGCCGCAGCCGCCACCGCATCGACCTGGTGCTGACCGACGTCACCCTGAAGGGCGAACTGAGCGGCCGCGATGTGGTGCAGCGCGTGCGCGTGGACTTTGGCTACGGCAAGCGCCGCCTGCCGGTGCTGGTGATGACCGGCGACGGCAACCCGCACAACCAGACCGGGCTGCTGCAGTCCGGTGCCAACGACCTGGTGCTCAAGCCGATCGAAGAACGGCTGCTGGTCACCAAGGTGCTGTTCCAGCTGCGGCTGGCCCGATTGAACGATGGACCCCTGATTCGATGA
- the ftsX gene encoding permease-like cell division protein FtsX: protein MAKNENSEAAAPSRVGVWFQHHAHSVVFSLGRAFRKPWATLLTVMVMALALALPLGLSIALDNLKQFAGSVQQSRDINVFLKGNVDGPGALRLAGQLRDRDDVAEVNVRTPEQGLQELRDAGLGEAIDALNDNPLPSLLVITPGQGKDDARLARALESLPEADLVQHDALWRQRLDAWLAFGARLVQVLSVLLGVGAALVVGNTVRLDIQARREEIGVLQLLGASDGFIRRPFLYLGAWYGLGAGAVALALIGAAGAALRVPLAELSRSYGSPFVLHGLDLLHGGLVLLGTLLLGWLGAWLVTGHFLRQTRPTDT from the coding sequence ATGGCGAAGAACGAAAACAGCGAAGCCGCCGCCCCCTCGCGCGTGGGCGTCTGGTTCCAGCACCACGCGCACAGCGTGGTGTTCAGCCTCGGCCGTGCCTTCCGCAAGCCGTGGGCGACCCTGCTGACGGTGATGGTCATGGCGCTGGCGCTGGCCCTGCCGCTGGGCCTGTCGATCGCGCTGGACAACCTCAAGCAGTTCGCCGGCAGCGTGCAGCAGTCGCGTGACATCAACGTGTTCCTGAAGGGCAACGTCGATGGCCCCGGCGCGCTGCGTCTGGCCGGCCAGCTGCGCGACCGCGATGACGTGGCCGAAGTGAACGTGCGCACGCCCGAGCAGGGCCTGCAGGAACTGCGCGATGCCGGCCTCGGCGAGGCGATCGACGCCCTCAACGACAACCCGCTGCCCTCGCTGCTGGTGATCACCCCGGGCCAGGGCAAGGACGACGCACGCCTCGCGCGCGCGCTGGAAAGCCTGCCCGAGGCCGACCTGGTGCAGCACGATGCACTGTGGCGCCAGCGCCTGGATGCCTGGCTGGCATTCGGTGCACGGCTGGTGCAGGTGCTGTCGGTGCTGCTCGGCGTCGGCGCCGCGCTGGTGGTCGGCAACACCGTGCGCCTGGACATCCAGGCCCGCCGCGAAGAGATCGGCGTGCTGCAGCTGCTCGGCGCCAGTGATGGCTTCATCCGCCGCCCGTTCCTGTACCTGGGCGCGTGGTATGGCCTGGGTGCCGGTGCGGTGGCGCTGGCCCTGATCGGCGCCGCCGGTGCCGCGCTGCGCGTGCCGCTGGCCGAACTCTCGCGCAGCTATGGCAGCCCGTTCGTGCTGCACGGCCTGGACCTGCTGCATGGCGGCCTGGTCCTGCTCGGCACGCTGCTGCTGGGCTGGCTGGGTGCGTGGCTGGTGACCGGCCACTTCCTGCGCCAGACACGCCCGACCGACACCTGA
- the ftsE gene encoding cell division ATP-binding protein FtsE: MSVLRFDNVSKQYAGGHEALTDVSFEVAPGEMLFVTGHSGAGKSTLLKLIHLDERPSRGAVVFDERNLLKVRGGDIPRHRRAVGAVYQDHRLLMDRSIAENVALPLILRGTRRGDIGKRVRSVLERMGLGHREKALPSQLSAGEQQRVGIARAIVGEPKLLVADEPTGNLDPTLAAEIMALFAELPSRGTSVLVVSHDLPLLRRMRKRVLILDHGRLVDDISPQDLAE, from the coding sequence ATGAGTGTCCTGCGCTTCGACAATGTCAGCAAACAGTACGCCGGTGGCCACGAGGCGCTGACCGATGTCAGCTTCGAGGTTGCGCCGGGCGAGATGCTGTTCGTCACCGGCCATTCCGGTGCGGGCAAGAGCACCCTGCTCAAGTTGATCCACCTCGACGAGCGGCCCAGCCGCGGCGCGGTGGTGTTCGATGAGCGCAACCTGCTGAAGGTGCGCGGCGGCGACATTCCGCGCCATCGGCGTGCGGTCGGCGCGGTCTACCAGGACCATCGCCTGCTGATGGACCGCTCGATCGCCGAGAACGTGGCGCTGCCGCTGATCCTGCGCGGCACCCGCCGTGGCGACATCGGCAAGCGCGTGCGCTCGGTGCTGGAGCGGATGGGCCTGGGCCATCGCGAGAAGGCGCTGCCCTCGCAGCTGTCAGCCGGCGAGCAGCAGCGCGTCGGCATCGCCCGCGCCATCGTCGGCGAACCCAAGCTGCTGGTGGCCGACGAGCCCACCGGCAACCTCGACCCGACCCTGGCGGCGGAGATCATGGCCCTGTTCGCCGAGCTGCCCTCGCGCGGCACCAGCGTGCTGGTGGTCAGCCACGACCTGCCGCTGCTGCGCCGCATGCGCAAGCGGGTGCTGATCCTCGACCACGGCCGGCTGGTGGATGACATCTCGCCGCAGGACCTGGCGGAGTAA
- the rhlB gene encoding ATP-dependent RNA helicase RhlB: MSDKPLTDLTFSSFELHPALQAGLEGAGFTRCTPIQALTLPVALPGGDVAGQAQTGTGKTLAFLVAVVNRLLTRPALADRKPEDPRALILAPTRELAIQIHKDAVKFGSDLGLRFALVYGGVDYDKQRELLQQGVDVIIATPGRLIDYVKQHKVVSLHACEICVLDEADRMFDLGFIKDIRFLLRRMPERTTRQTLLFSATLSHRVLELAYEHMNEPQKLVVEAETITAARVRQRIYFPADDEKIPLLLGLLSRSEGARTMVFVNTKVFVERVARALEKAGYRVGVLSGDVPQKKRESLLNRFQKGQLEILVATDVAARGLHIDGIKYVYNYDLPFDAEDYVHRIGRTARLGEEGDAISFACERYAMGLPDIEAYIEQKIPSEPVTKELLTPLPRPERPAPAAGEEGEDNESVGQIFREAREARAAEEERRGGGRSGGRSGGRGGRDGERSGERRPRGPRKPRVEGEQGAAAPVAGAEGAAAQAPRPPRPPRAEGAPEGAVDGAHKPRKRRRRRHGRPVEGAEGVQANTGNGASPVTPVQVVAKPVRTAADTGDSFLTRIGRKIRRMLSGS; this comes from the coding sequence ATGAGCGACAAACCGCTGACCGATTTGACCTTCTCCTCCTTCGAGCTGCATCCGGCCCTGCAGGCCGGCCTTGAAGGAGCCGGATTCACCCGCTGCACCCCGATCCAGGCGCTGACCCTGCCGGTCGCGCTGCCCGGCGGTGATGTTGCCGGCCAGGCCCAGACCGGCACCGGCAAGACCCTGGCCTTCCTGGTCGCTGTCGTGAACCGCCTGCTGACGCGTCCGGCGCTGGCCGACCGCAAGCCGGAAGATCCGCGCGCCCTGATCCTCGCCCCCACCCGCGAGCTGGCCATCCAGATCCACAAGGATGCGGTGAAGTTCGGTTCCGACCTGGGCCTGCGTTTCGCCCTGGTCTACGGCGGCGTGGATTACGACAAGCAGCGCGAACTGCTGCAGCAGGGCGTGGACGTGATCATCGCCACCCCGGGCCGCCTGATCGACTACGTCAAGCAGCACAAGGTGGTCTCGCTGCATGCCTGCGAGATCTGCGTGCTGGACGAAGCCGACCGCATGTTCGACCTCGGCTTCATCAAGGACATCCGCTTCCTGCTGCGTCGCATGCCGGAGCGGACCACCCGCCAGACGCTGCTGTTCAGTGCCACCCTCAGCCATCGCGTGCTGGAGCTGGCCTATGAGCACATGAACGAGCCGCAGAAGCTGGTGGTCGAAGCCGAGACCATCACCGCTGCCCGCGTGCGCCAGCGCATCTACTTCCCGGCCGACGACGAGAAGATCCCGCTGCTGCTGGGCCTGCTGTCGCGCAGCGAAGGCGCGCGCACCATGGTCTTCGTCAACACCAAGGTATTCGTCGAGCGCGTCGCCCGCGCGCTGGAAAAGGCCGGCTACCGTGTCGGCGTGCTGTCCGGCGACGTGCCGCAGAAGAAGCGCGAGAGCCTGCTCAACCGCTTCCAGAAGGGCCAGCTGGAAATCCTGGTGGCCACCGACGTGGCCGCGCGCGGCCTGCACATCGACGGCATCAAGTACGTCTACAACTACGACCTGCCGTTCGATGCCGAAGACTACGTGCACCGCATCGGCCGCACCGCGCGCCTGGGTGAAGAGGGCGACGCGATCAGCTTCGCCTGCGAACGCTACGCCATGGGCCTGCCGGACATCGAGGCCTACATCGAGCAGAAGATTCCGTCCGAGCCGGTCACCAAGGAACTGCTGACGCCGTTGCCGCGTCCGGAACGCCCGGCCCCGGCGGCAGGCGAGGAAGGCGAGGACAACGAAAGCGTCGGCCAGATCTTCCGCGAGGCGCGCGAAGCCCGCGCCGCCGAGGAAGAGCGTCGAGGCGGTGGCCGCAGTGGCGGCCGTTCCGGTGGCCGCGGTGGTCGCGACGGCGAGCGCAGCGGCGAGCGCCGTCCGCGTGGCCCGCGCAAGCCGCGCGTGGAAGGCGAACAGGGTGCAGCCGCGCCGGTCGCCGGTGCCGAAGGCGCCGCTGCCCAGGCCCCGCGTCCGCCGCGCCCGCCGCGTGCCGAAGGCGCACCGGAAGGTGCAGTGGACGGCGCGCACAAGCCGCGCAAGCGCCGTCGTCGTCGCCACGGCCGTCCGGTCGAGGGTGCCGAGGGCGTGCAGGCCAATACCGGCAACGGCGCCAGCCCGGTCACCCCGGTGCAGGTGGTGGCCAAGCCGGTGCGCACGGCCGCTGATACCGGCGATTCGTTCCTGACCCGCATCGGCCGCAAGATCCGCCGGATGCTGTCGGGCAGCTAA
- the trxA gene encoding thioredoxin: MSDKVVHVGDADFDSAVLNSKEPVLVDFWAEWCGPCKMIAPALDELADAYQGRAKIAKVNVDHNRALAAKYHVRSIPYLVVFKDGEKVGEQIGAVGKAQLAGLLDKALA, from the coding sequence ATGAGCGACAAGGTTGTACATGTCGGCGACGCCGACTTTGATAGCGCAGTGCTGAATTCCAAGGAACCGGTGCTGGTCGATTTCTGGGCCGAGTGGTGTGGCCCGTGCAAGATGATCGCCCCGGCGCTGGACGAACTGGCCGACGCCTACCAGGGCCGCGCCAAGATCGCCAAGGTCAACGTCGATCACAACCGTGCGCTGGCCGCCAAGTACCACGTGCGTTCGATCCCCTACCTGGTCGTGTTCAAGGACGGCGAGAAGGTCGGCGAGCAGATCGGTGCGGTGGGCAAGGCCCAGCTGGCCGGCCTGCTGGACAAGGCCCTGGCCTGA